A single genomic interval of Sebastes umbrosus isolate fSebUmb1 chromosome 9, fSebUmb1.pri, whole genome shotgun sequence harbors:
- the LOC119494279 gene encoding trypsin inhibitor ClTI-1-like, giving the protein MKLTVLLCSALLLSFCGLSQEWRICGKPGNRNMPMKPPEEERLGPGCKKFEGRPFCTREFKPVCGSDGKTYPTKCVLCRGNRDKRRKVRVKHSGRCKPVS; this is encoded by the exons ATGAAGCTGACTGTGctgctctgttctgctctgctgctctccttCTGTG gcctgTCCCAAGAGTGGAGGATATGTGGAAAACCTGGCAACCGGAATATGCCCATGAAGCCCCCAGAGGAGGAAAGGCTGGGG CCTGGCTGTAAGAAGTTTGAAGGGAGACCATTTTGCACCAGGGAGTTTAAACCAGTATGTGGCAGTGATGGAAAGACCTACCCCACCAAATGTGTTCTCTGCCGGGGCAACAG agacaagaggaggaaagTGAGGGTGAAACACAGCGGGAGGTGCAAACCTGTGTCCTGA
- the LOC119494280 gene encoding trypsin inhibitor ClTI-1-like translates to MKLTVLLCSALLLSFCGEFIEGEMCGEHDDCPEHMEPTKDESLGPGCEEFTGPLCTKEYDPVCGSDGKTYSTKCVLCQKNREKMTEVKVISRGEC, encoded by the exons ATGAAGCTGACTGTGctgctctgttctgctctgctgctctccttCTGTGGTGAGTTCAT agaggggGAGATGTGTGGAGAACACGACGACTGTCCTGAACACATGGAGCCCACAAAGGACGAATCGCTGGGG CCTGGCTGTGAGGAGTTTACAGGGCCACTTTGCACCAAGGAGTATGATCCAGTATGTGGCAGTGATGGAAAGACCTACTCCACCAAATGTGTTCTCTGCCAGAAAAACAG AGAAAAGATGACAGAAGTGAAAGTGATAAGCAGAGGGGAGTGCTAA